A window of the Helianthus annuus cultivar XRQ/B chromosome 4, HanXRQr2.0-SUNRISE, whole genome shotgun sequence genome harbors these coding sequences:
- the LOC110936503 gene encoding uncharacterized protein LOC110936503, whose protein sequence is MAVRVKRVTDPLDDRVKNRIVAAYHSSGSEHSGTASHISDDDDDSSHSVHSLSYLLRCFDEENDDDDAINTDEQDVKPRAHESDSDFSDSDSDQGEEKLEEINSTMRNLNVDRFRNVLFSNVLEAMAVFRCLKPNTQILNRNVMMFLQKLGYNAAICKTKWRSCGGLTAGNYEFIDVVQSGSGVRYFIDVNFAGEFQIARQTNQFRRFLQNLPVVFVGKSADLKVIVKLMSDEIRRSMKCRGLLLPPWRKNRFMQNKWFGPYRRTVNYIPANIASCLTVPVNQMTANVKCSMIGFSVVDSAPLLNAATRTR, encoded by the coding sequence ATGGCTGTGAGAGTAAAACGTGTCACTGATCCGTTAGATGATCGTGTCAAGAACCGAATCGTTGCTGCGTACCATAGCAGCGGCAGCGAACACAGCGGCACCGCCAGCCATATCAGTGACGACGATGATGATTCATCTCATTCCGTTCATTCACTCTCTTATCTTCTTCGTTGTTTCGATGAAGAAAACGATGACGACGATGCGATCAACACGGATGAACAAGACGTAAAGCCTCGTGCACACGAAAGTGATTCGgatttttcggattcggattcggatcaAGGCGAAGAAAAACTGGAAGAAATTAATTCGACAATGCGTAACCTAAACGTTGATAGGTTTAGAAACGTTCTGTTCTCGAATGTTTTGGAAGCTATGGCTGTTTTTCGCTGTTTAAAACCTAACACACAGATTCTCAACCGTAACGTCATGATGTTTTTACAGAAACTTGGTTACAACGCCGCGATCTGCAAAACAAAGTGGCGGAGCTGCGGCGGACTCACCGCCGGTAACTACGAGTTCATCGACGTCGTTCAGTCCGGTTCCGGTGTTCGTTACTTCATCGACGTCAACTTCGCCGGAGAGTTTCAGATCGCCAGACAAACGAATCAGTTCCGgcggtttttacaaaacttgcCGGTCGTTTTCGTCGGAAAAAGTGCAGATCTGAAGGTGATTGTGAAATTGATGAGTGATGAAATAAGGAGGTCGATGAAATGTAGGGGATTACTGCTTCCTCCGTGGAGGAAAAACCGGTTCATGCAGAATAAGTGGTTTGGGCCGTACCGGCGAACGGTGAACTATATTCCGGCGAATATTGCTTCTTGTTTGACGGTTCCAGTTAACCAGATGACAGCGAACGTTAAATGCAGTATGATTGGGTTTAGTGTTGTTGACAGTGCTCCGTTACTCAACGCGGCAACCCGTAcaagataa